A genomic region of Candidatus Methylomirabilota bacterium contains the following coding sequences:
- a CDS encoding N-methylproline demethylase → MATPFPRLFSPLRVGGLTLKNRIFSSGHAEAMAEEGKPGPRLRAYHEGKARGGAALTIIGGSTSVHPSSPASAWNMIANHDDSVIAGYRGIADAVHRHDCRVMSQLTHMGRRSQSDVEQMHVLLAPSQIPEKVHREVPHEIEPEQIAMLVRAFGDATRRCREGGLDGVELSFAHNHLVDQFWSPLFNRRTDEYGGSLENRLRFGFEVLREIRRQVGRDFVVGARISGDEMTPGGLSAADMAEIARRLAASGLVDFLSIIGGGAHTVPLQALAVPNMSQPRGVFVPLVAAIKAAVPGMPIFHAGRIVDPAHADQVIADGQIDMVGMTRALIADP, encoded by the coding sequence ATGGCAACCCCATTTCCTCGCCTGTTCTCGCCGCTCCGGGTTGGCGGCCTCACGCTGAAGAACCGCATCTTCTCGAGCGGCCACGCCGAGGCCATGGCCGAGGAGGGCAAGCCCGGTCCGCGCCTCCGCGCCTATCACGAGGGCAAGGCGCGCGGCGGCGCCGCGCTCACCATCATCGGCGGCTCGACCAGCGTGCATCCGTCCTCACCGGCGAGCGCGTGGAACATGATCGCCAACCACGACGACTCCGTGATCGCGGGCTATCGCGGCATCGCGGACGCCGTGCACCGCCACGACTGCCGCGTGATGAGCCAGCTCACCCACATGGGCCGGCGCTCGCAGTCGGACGTGGAGCAGATGCACGTGCTGCTGGCGCCCTCGCAGATCCCGGAGAAGGTGCACCGCGAGGTCCCGCACGAGATCGAGCCCGAGCAGATCGCCATGCTCGTGCGCGCCTTCGGGGACGCCACGCGGCGCTGCCGCGAGGGGGGCCTGGACGGCGTCGAGCTGTCCTTCGCCCACAATCACCTCGTCGACCAGTTCTGGTCGCCCCTCTTCAACCGCCGGACGGACGAGTATGGGGGCAGCCTCGAGAACCGCCTGCGCTTCGGCTTCGAGGTGCTGCGCGAGATCCGCCGCCAGGTCGGGCGCGACTTCGTGGTGGGCGCGCGCATCTCGGGCGACGAGATGACGCCCGGCGGCCTCAGCGCCGCCGACATGGCGGAGATCGCGCGGCGCCTGGCCGCCTCGGGGCTCGTGGACTTCCTCTCCATCATCGGCGGCGGCGCCCACACCGTGCCGCTGCAGGCCCTCGCCGTCCCGAACATGTCGCAGCCCCGCGGCGTCTTCGTGCCGCTGGTGGCCGCGATCAAGGCGGCGGTGCCCGGCATGCCGATCTTCCACGCCGGGCGCATCGTGGATCCGGCCCACGCGGACCAGGTCATCGCCGACGGCCAGATCGACATGGTCGGGATGACGCGCGCGTTGATCGCCGATCCCG
- a CDS encoding ethylbenzene dehydrogenase-related protein, whose protein sequence is MTFSPRWVASIVAVALGAALPLASTAPSAQPNVLTAKKVAAAPAVDGTLDAAWKTAPPLTVKVVGGKNLSGGSTEVSLRAVYTVDTVYFLMQYKDETNSVKREPWQKQPDGSWKKLVDPNDKGGDNNLYYEDKWAMLWNISSPAFEQRGCFSACHVGEGKPFGNKYTPSPNERLDLWHMKGVRTAPVNQVDDQYVDGTRYDKDKAPEAGRKTDPNTGGGYTNNVSDDKKGPKFALPGNRPAPPYWILNAEKEPFDDSKYKASDEVPGIIIAPFTGDRGDISARVVWADGVRTSVFWRKLTTGSEYDVQFSDLKKEYAFGVAVFDNAQVRHAYSPGVFKMRFD, encoded by the coding sequence ATGACATTTTCTCCGAGGTGGGTGGCGTCGATCGTGGCGGTAGCGCTCGGCGCCGCCCTCCCGCTGGCCTCCACCGCGCCCAGCGCCCAGCCTAACGTGCTGACGGCCAAGAAGGTGGCTGCCGCGCCGGCGGTGGACGGGACACTGGACGCGGCCTGGAAAACCGCTCCTCCCCTGACGGTCAAGGTGGTGGGCGGCAAGAACCTGTCCGGCGGCTCCACGGAGGTGTCGCTCCGCGCCGTTTACACGGTCGACACCGTGTACTTCCTCATGCAGTACAAGGACGAGACGAACAGCGTCAAGCGCGAGCCATGGCAGAAGCAGCCCGACGGCTCGTGGAAGAAGCTCGTGGACCCGAATGACAAGGGTGGAGACAACAACCTCTACTACGAGGACAAGTGGGCGATGCTCTGGAACATCAGCTCGCCTGCCTTTGAGCAGCGCGGCTGCTTCTCCGCCTGCCATGTGGGCGAGGGCAAGCCCTTCGGTAACAAGTACACGCCCAGCCCCAACGAGCGGCTCGACCTCTGGCACATGAAGGGCGTGCGAACGGCCCCCGTCAACCAGGTGGACGATCAGTATGTGGACGGCACCCGCTACGACAAGGACAAAGCACCCGAGGCCGGCCGAAAGACCGACCCCAATACGGGTGGGGGCTACACCAATAACGTGAGCGACGACAAGAAGGGGCCGAAGTTCGCCCTTCCCGGCAACAGGCCGGCGCCGCCCTACTGGATCCTGAATGCCGAAAAGGAGCCGTTCGACGATTCGAAGTACAAGGCCAGCGACGAGGTGCCGGGCATCATCATCGCCCCCTTCACCGGCGACCGCGGCGACATCTCCGCCAGAGTCGTCTGGGCTGATGGCGTGCGGACCAGCGTGTTTTGGCGCAAGCTGACCACCGGCAGCGAGTACGACGTGCAGTTCTCCGACCTCAAGAAGGAGTACGCATTCGGCGTGGCGGTATTTGACAACGCGCAGGTGCGCCACGCCTATTCGCCCGGCGTGTTCAAGATGCGCTTCGACTAG
- a CDS encoding VOC family protein, giving the protein MIRSISAVTFFTADMARAVRFYAALGFTLAYGGEAAAFTSFRVGGGHLNLARSDETSVAPGATRVIFHVDDVDALYAVVLAGGFAPEAPPRDASWGERYFHLTDPDGHALSFAKPLKRRA; this is encoded by the coding sequence CTGATCCGCTCGATCAGTGCCGTCACCTTCTTCACGGCCGACATGGCCCGGGCGGTGCGCTTCTATGCGGCGCTGGGTTTCACGCTGGCCTATGGCGGGGAGGCCGCGGCCTTCACGTCGTTCCGCGTGGGCGGGGGCCATCTGAACCTCGCGCGCAGCGACGAGACCTCGGTGGCCCCCGGCGCCACCCGCGTCATCTTCCACGTCGACGACGTCGATGCCCTCTACGCGGTGGTCCTCGCCGGCGGGTTCGCCCCCGAGGCGCCGCCGCGCGACGCGTCCTGGGGCGAGCGCTACTTCCACCTCACCGATCCTGACGGCCACGCCCTGTCCTTCGCGAAGCCCCTGAAGCGGCGGGCGTAG